One window of the Salvia splendens isolate huo1 chromosome 1, SspV2, whole genome shotgun sequence genome contains the following:
- the LOC121799581 gene encoding auxin-responsive protein SAUR50-like, translating into MAIRKSNKLTQRAMIKQIMKRCSSLGKKHGYENEEGLPLDVPKGHFVVYVGENRTRYIVPITVLNMPEFLSLLQQAEDMFGFDHEMGLTIPCDDQVFESLMSFIR; encoded by the coding sequence ATGGCCATTAGAAAATCAAACAAGCTGACACAAAGGGCCATGATCAAGCAGATCATGAAGCGGTGCTCGAGCCTAGGGAAGAAGCACGGGTACGAGAACGAGGAAGGGCTCCCGTTGGACGTGCCAAAGGGGCATTTCGTGGTGTACGTGGGTGAGAATAGGACCAGATACATCGTTCCTATCACGGTTCTCAACATGCCCGAATTCCTGAGCCTGCTTCAACAAGCTGAGGACATGTTCGGATTCGATCACGAAATGGGCCTCACTATTCCATGTGATGATCAAGTATTCGAGTCTCTAATGTCATTCattagatag
- the LOC121807291 gene encoding filament-like plant protein 4 → MDKRSWPWKKKSSDKQAAEKTAAAASESSTAASDISAAQIDKAKQENKKPKYVQISMESYTHLTGLEDEVKSYAEQVQTLEEEVKELNEKLSEADTEMTDKENLVKQHAKVAEEAVSGWEKAEAEAAALKNHLESVTLLKLTAEDRATHLDGALKECMREIQNLKEDHEQKLQELALNKAKLFDKMKLELEAKIGYLDQELMKAAAENAALSRSLQERSNMLIQINEEKSQANAEIELLKSEIESCEREVNSLKYELHIARKEVEIRNEEKNMSVRSAEAATKHHLEGVKKIAKLEAECQRLRGLVRKKLPGPAALAQMKLEVESLGRDYGDSRLRRSPVKPSTPHLSQLPDYSLDHAQKCLKENELLTERLLAMEEETKMLKEALAKRNSELQASRSICAQTASKLQNMEAQLEANGEQKNNHIYNPQVPIESLSSQKASIPSSLTTMSEDGNYDNISCSGSWTAGMMSELSHLKKEKSMDSPQKSKSANHADLMDDFLEMEKLAYQSNGTVSGADFTGNTVNEGSKLVKCEASVEVATSADPRSGEHGLEPQAISKEDANAVNLQLQADPQVFVELQSKISGVLELVSNERDMEKVIEEVRQAMQDMHETLHHHSVNGFTEANSPCGIRTDQITEDAKMTATTETLVPRDASSSVNTFEAMNDEVEVAIMQISDFITNLGKEVKTVTEARPDGEDGLNKKIDIFSAKYNEAMKSYLNLNAFVLDVSEVLNKASELHLNAIGFRSSEVETGSSDCIDKIALPENKVVVESLGERYPDGCAHFSDSASDPDVPNAGNLVPISESTATSWKCSLEEFEQLKMDKDSLAVDLARSLENIETSKSQLLETERLLAEVKSQLATAHKSNSLAETQLKCMAESYNSLETRSEELKTELNLLRGKIQNLEKELLDEKRSHEEALNRCKDLQDQLDRAGNCAAAETDERSGQEKELAAAAEKLAECQETIFLLGKQMQALRPQTDVRSPNNTRSQKVEASVEEEPTISGMNLQDSDAPDVDTAASPYLLRAGSESPMDTFNASFSPSDSEANNLLRSPVSSKPPSHRPTKSGSSSASTTPTPEKHARGFSRFFSSKAKNAS, encoded by the exons ATGGATAAAAGGAGTtggccatggaagaagaaatcaTCTGATAAGCAGGCTGCTGAGAAAACAGCTGCCGCTGCATCAGAGTCTTCTACGGCTGCTTCAGATATAAGTGCAGCTCAAATCGACAAG gcaaaacaagaaaataaaaagccCAAATATGTTCAAATTTCTATGGAATCATATACACATCTAACTGGATTGGAGGATGAAGTGAAGTCCTATGCAGAACAGGTGCAGACCTTAGAGGAGGAAGTGAAAGAACTCAATGAAAAGTTATCTGAAGCAGATACTGAAATGACTGATAAGGAAAATTTGGTCAAACAACATGCCAAAGTTGCTGAAGAAGCCGTGTCAG GTTGGGAGAAGGCTGAGGCTGAAGCTGCAGCACTGAAAAATCATCTGGAATCTGTCACTCTGCTAAAGCTTACTGCTGAAGATCGGGCAACTCATCTGGATGGTGCTCTCAAAGAATGTATGAGGGAGATACAGAATTTGAAGGAAGACCATGAACAAAAGTTGCAGGAACTTGCTCTTAACAAAGCAAAGCTGTTTGACAAGATGAAGTTAGAGCTTGAAGCAAAAATAGGTTATCTGGACCAAGAGTTAATGAAGGCTGCAGCTGAAAATGCTGCATTATCGAGGTCCTTGCAAGAGCGCTCTAACATGTTGATCCAGATTAATGAAGAGAAATCGCAGGCTAATGCCGAGATTGAACTTTTGAAAAGCGAAATTGAGTCTTGTGAAAGAGAAGTAAACTCACTCAAATATGAACTGCATATCGCTAGGAAAGAGGTGGAAATTCGCAATGAGGAGAAAAACATGAGTGTGCGGTCCGCCGAGGCAGCAACCAAACATCACCTTGAAGGAGTCAAGAAAATTGCTAAGCTTGAGGCGGAATGTCAAAGATTACGAGGCCTTGTTCGGAAGAAACTTCCTGGTCCAGCTGCACTAGCCCAAATGAAATTGGAAGTTGAGAGTTTGGGTCGAGACTATGGAGACTCTCGTTTAAGGAGATCTCCTGTGAAGCCTTCCACTCCTCACTTGTCTCAGCTGCCGGACTATTCACTCGACCATGCCCAGAAGTGCCTCAAAGAAAATGAGTTACTCACAGAACGGCTACTTGCAATGGAGGAAGAAACAAAAATGCTTAAAGAGGCATTGGCAAAGCGTAACAGTGAATTGCAAGCTTCTAGGAGTATCTGTGCTCAAACGGCTAGCAAGCTTCAAAATATGGAAGCACAACTAGAAGCTAATGGTGAACAGAAAAATAATCACATTTATAATCCTCAGGTTCCAATTGAAAGTCTCAGTAGTCAGAAAGCCAGTATTCCATCAAGTTTGACCACTATGTCGGAAGATGGAAATTATGATAATATAAGCTGTTCTGGTTCATGGACTGCTGGAATGATGTCTGAGCTCTCACATCTAAAGAAGGAAAAGTCCATGGACAGTCCACAGAAATCTAAAAGTGCTAATCATGCGGACCTTATGGACGACTTCTTAGAGATGGAGAAGCTGGCATATCAATCGAATGGAACAGTCTCAGGTGCAGACTTTACAGGTAATACAGTCAATGAAGGATCTAAACTTGTAAAGTGTGAAGCTTCAGTTGAAGTAGCCACCAGTGCAGACCCTCGTTCAGGCGAGCATGGTTTGGAACCTCAAGCGATTTCTAAAGAAGATGCAAATGCCGTAAATCTTCAACTTCAAGCAGACCCACAGGTCTTTGTGGAACTCCAGTCAAAAATATCTGGGGTTCTTGAATTAGTCTCTAATGAAAGGGACATGGAAAAAGTAATAGAGGAAGTTAGACAAGCTATGCAGGACATGCATGAAACTTTACATCACCACTCGGTGAATGGTTTTACTGAGGCAAATTCTCCTTGTGGCATAAGAACTGATCAAATAACTGAGGATGCCAAGATGACAGCCACAACTGAGACATTGGTGCCTCGAGATGCTAGCTCATCTGTCAATACttttgaagccatgaatgacgAAGTAGAAGTTGCCATTATGCAGATTTCTGACTTTATCACTAATCTTGGCAAAGAAGTGAAGACTGTCACGGAAGCAAGGCCTGATGGAGAAGATGggttgaataaaaaaattgatatattttctGCCAAATATAATGAAGCAATGAAGAGTTATCTCAATCTGAATGCTTTTGTTCTTGACGTTTCCGAAGTATTGAACAAAGCAAGCGAGCTGCATCTGAATGCTATTGGATTTAGAAGTTCTGAAGTTGAAACTGGTAGCTCCGATTGTATAGACAAGATTGCCCTACCAGAGAACAAGGTTGTTGTGGAATCATTAGGAGAGAGGTATCCAGATGGGTGTGCACACTTCTCAGATTCTGCATCTGATCCGGATGTTCCTAATGCTGGGAATCTTGTTCCAATCTCTGAATCAACAGCCACTTCTTGGAAATGTTCACTGGAGGAGTTTGAACAATTGAAAATGGACAAGGATAGCCTGGCAGTTGATCTAGCTAGATCTTTGGAAAATATAGAAACTTCCAAGTCTCAGTTGCTGGAAACGGAACGCCTTCTGGCTGAGGTTAAATCACAATTAGCAACAGCTCATAAGTCCAACAGCCTGGCTGAGACACAGCTCAAATGCATGGCAGAATCATACAATTCGCTTGAGACGCGTTCAGAAGAATTAAAAACTGAATTAAATCTTCTCCGAGGCAAAATACAAAATTTGGAGAAAGAGCTTCTAGACGAGAAAAGAAGTCATGAGGAGGCACTTAACAGATGCAAAGATCTTCAAGACCAGCTTGACAG GGCTGGTAATTGTGCGGCAGCTGAAACTGATGAGAGGTCTGGCCAG GAGAAGGAGTTGGCAGCCGCAGCAGAAAAGCTGGCAGAGTGTCAAGAAACCATATTCCTTCTAGGCAAGCAAATGCAAGCGCTTCGTCCACAAACAGACGTGCGTTCCCCAAATAACACGAGGAGTCAAAAAGTTGAAGCCTCTGTCGAGGAAGAACCAACTATAAGTGGCATGAATTTGCAAGACTCTGATGCGCCTGATGTAGACACTGCTGCTTCCCCCTATTTGCTCAGAGCTGGCTCAGAATCTCCCATGGATACGTTTAATGCTTCTTTCAGTCCATCTGATTCCGAAGCTAACAACTTGTTGAGATCTCCGGTCAGCTCAAAACCACCAAGCCACCGCCCTACAAAGTCAGGTTCCTCTTCTGCTTCGACTACTCCTACACCGGAGAAACATGCTCGTGGATTTAGCAGATTCTTTTCATCGAAAGCGAAGAACGCCTCTTAG